In one Epinephelus lanceolatus isolate andai-2023 chromosome 19, ASM4190304v1, whole genome shotgun sequence genomic region, the following are encoded:
- the LOC117269308 gene encoding major histocompatibility complex class I-related protein 1-like, translating into MKILMLLLSLLTHFAFPVKHSLKYVLTSTYGINRVPQFFGVAMVDEVPMGYCDSNRPTPEAKTDWLKRIFKEKPKHFDWYVGSCLGNQHTFKDTMDTLMQRFNQTEGAHIFQRMSGCEWDDETGEVIGFMHYGYDGEDFLAFDLKTLTWIAPKPQAFITKLRWDAEKSRTKYNQNYLAQICPEWLKMYVDYGKSALMRTDLPSVSLLQKSPSSPVSCHATGFYPNRAMMFWRKDGEEIHEDVDHREILPNHDGSFQMSVDLDLSSVPPEDWRRYDCVFHLSGVKDDIITKLDKAVIRTNWVSPSQFPAGAVIGVVVGLLLLLTLCITGLCIWRRNNHGFRPANTSDSSASLDKNLSPN; encoded by the exons ATGAAGATcttgatgctgctgttgtctctcTTAACCCACTTTGCATTTCCAG TGAAACACTCCCTGAAGTATGTGCTCACCTCTACTTACGGAATCAATCGTGTCCCACAGTTTTTCGGTGTGGCAATGGTTGACGAAGTTCCGATGGGTTACTGTGACAGCAACAGACCAACCCCAGAAGCCAAAACGGACTGGTTGAAAAGAATTTTCAAAGAGAAACCTAAGCACTTTGACTGGTACGTTGGCAGCTGTTTGGGTAACCAGCACACATTCAAGGACACTATGGACACCTTGATGCAGCGTTTTAACCAAACTGAAG GTGCCCACATTTTCCAGAGGATGAGTGGCTGTGAGTGGGACGATGAAACTGGAGAGGTTATAGGTTTTATGCATTATGGTTATGATGGAGAAGACTTCCTTGCATTCGACCTGAAGACACTGACATGGATCGCTCCGAAACCACAGGCTTTCATCACCAAACTGAGATGGGATGCTGAGAAATCTAGAACAAAATACAATCAGAATTACCTCGCTCAGATTTGTCCTGAGTGGCTGAAGATGTATGTGGACTATGGGAAGAGCGCTCTGATGAGAACAG accTTCCCTCAGTGTCTCTCCTCCAGAAGTCTCCCTCCTCACCAGTCAGCTGCCATGCTACAGGTTTCTACCCTAACAGAGCCATGATGTTctggaggaaagatggagaggagaTTCATGAGGACGTGGACCACAGAGAGATCCTCCCCAACCATGATGGATCCTTCCAGATGAGTGTTGACCTGGACCTTTCATCAGTCCCACCTGAAGACTGGAGGAGATACGACTGTGTGTTTCATCTCTCTGGTGTGaaggatgacatcatcaccaaACTGGACAAAGCAGTGATCAGGACCAACTGGG TTTCTCCCTCACAGTTTCCTGCTGGTGCTGTTATTGGAGTTGTTGtaggactgctgctgctgctgacactcTGCATCACTGGACTCTGCATCTGGAGAAGGAACAATCATG GATTCAGACCTGCAAACA CTTCTGACTCTTCAGCGTCATTGGACAAAAATTTGTCACCTAACTGA
- the LOC117269936 gene encoding BOLA class I histocompatibility antigen, alpha chain BL3-7-like → MDTLQPIRKRPSVSLLQKSPSSPVSCHATGFYPNRAMMFWRKDGEEIHEDVDHREILPNHDGSFQMSVDLNLSSVPPEDWRRYDCVFHLSGVKDDIITKLDKVVIRTNWVSPSQFPAGAVIGVVVRLLLLLTLCITGLFIWRRNHHGKKDVFTHQKAISLYCRLQDDISGKKDLKEIKV, encoded by the exons atggacaccctgcagccaatcagaa AGCGTCCCTCAGTGTCTCTCCTCCAGaagtctccctcctctccagtcAGCTGCCACGCTACAGGTTTCTACCCTAACAGAGCCATGATGTTctggaggaaagatggagaggagaTTCATGAGGACGTGGACCACAGAGAGATCCTCCCCAACCATGATGGATCCTTCCAGATGAGTGTTGACCTGAACCTTTCATCAGTCCCACCTGAAGACTGGAGGAGATACGACTGTGTGTTTCATCTCTCTGGTGTGAAGGACGACATCATCACCAAACTGGACAAAGTAGTGATCAGGACCAACTGGG TTTCTCCCTCACAGTTTCCTGCTGGTGCTGTTATTGGAGTTGTTgtcagactgctgctgctgctgacactcTGCATCACTGGACTCTTCATCTGGAGAAGGAACCATCATGGTAAGAAAGATGTTTTTACTCACCAGAAAGCCATTTCACTTTACTGCAGACTACAAGATGATATTTCAGGGAAAAAAGatctaaaagaaataaaagtgtGA